From Oscillospiraceae bacterium CM, a single genomic window includes:
- a CDS encoding F0F1 ATP synthase subunit beta, producing MPSTNSGVLIRISGPVLDVRFENAESEPQINDLLITSDGRHMEVAANVSPGVVRCIALEATDGLSCGISVENTGHGIQVPVGKEVLGRVVDVLGRPIDNGPPIESTETWDIHRSAPKFTDLTPVTEFFETGIKVIDLITPYSKGGKIGLFGGAGVGKTVLIMELIYNIATMHGGFSVFAGVGERSREGSELIQDMKSSGAISKTALAFGQMNEPPGSRMRIGLTGLTMAEYFRDEMNRDVLLFIDNIFRYVQAGNEVSALLGRMPSAVGYQPTLANELGNLEERIVSTKNGSITSVQAIYVPADDLTDPAPATIFTHLDATTVLSRSIAEIGVYPAVSPLESYSRILDPLIVGPAHYNAAQGVITCLNRYRELRDIIAILGMEELSEEDRKTVYRARRIQQFLSQPFNVAEQFTGNKGKYVALADTIRSFEAILGGEADSMPEAAFSMVGNIDDVYNKAKNMK from the coding sequence ATGCCGAGTACGAACAGCGGAGTGCTTATCAGGATCAGCGGCCCTGTCCTGGACGTCCGTTTTGAAAACGCCGAAAGCGAGCCGCAGATCAATGATCTACTGATAACCTCCGACGGCCGCCACATGGAGGTCGCCGCGAACGTCTCGCCGGGCGTCGTGCGGTGCATCGCGCTGGAGGCAACCGACGGCTTAAGCTGCGGGATCAGCGTTGAGAACACGGGGCACGGCATCCAGGTGCCCGTCGGCAAAGAGGTCCTGGGCCGCGTTGTCGACGTTTTAGGGCGGCCGATCGATAACGGCCCGCCGATTGAGAGCACAGAGACGTGGGATATCCACCGCAGTGCGCCGAAATTTACAGACCTCACGCCGGTCACCGAGTTTTTCGAGACGGGCATCAAGGTCATCGACCTCATCACGCCGTACTCCAAGGGCGGTAAGATCGGCCTGTTTGGCGGCGCGGGCGTCGGCAAGACGGTTCTGATCATGGAGCTCATCTACAACATCGCCACGATGCACGGCGGCTTCTCCGTTTTCGCCGGCGTCGGCGAGCGCAGCCGTGAAGGCAGCGAGCTGATTCAGGATATGAAGAGCTCGGGCGCCATCAGCAAAACCGCATTGGCTTTCGGCCAGATGAACGAGCCGCCTGGCTCGCGTATGCGCATCGGCCTCACGGGCCTCACGATGGCCGAATACTTCCGCGACGAGATGAACCGCGACGTTCTCTTGTTTATCGACAACATCTTCCGTTACGTCCAGGCGGGCAACGAGGTATCGGCGCTTTTGGGCCGTATGCCCTCGGCCGTCGGCTACCAGCCGACGCTGGCCAACGAGCTGGGTAATCTGGAAGAGCGCATCGTTTCGACGAAGAACGGCTCCATTACGTCGGTACAGGCGATTTACGTCCCGGCCGACGACCTGACGGACCCGGCCCCGGCGACGATCTTTACGCATCTGGACGCGACGACGGTTCTGTCGCGGTCGATCGCCGAAATCGGCGTCTACCCGGCCGTGAGCCCCTTGGAATCCTACTCCCGTATTCTCGACCCGCTGATTGTCGGCCCGGCGCATTACAACGCGGCGCAGGGCGTCATCACGTGCTTAAACCGCTACCGCGAGCTGCGCGATATCATCGCCATTCTCGGTATGGAGGAGCTGTCGGAGGAAGACCGGAAGACGGTTTACAGAGCGCGGCGCATTCAGCAGTTTTTGTCGCAGCCGTTTAACGTTGCCGAGCAGTTTACGGGCAACAAGGGTAAATACGTGGCGCTTGCCGACACGATTCGCTCCTTTGAGGCGATTCTCGGCGGCGAGGCCGACAGTATGCCGGAGGCGGCCTTCTCCATGGTCGGCAATATTGACGACGTTTACAACAAGGCCAAGAACATGAAGTAA
- a CDS encoding F0F1 ATP synthase subunit delta, with protein sequence MDKPVLLIASPYDEGTVKAIRDGFSKQYGSELDFEVVEDNKIIGGFIAIIDGKVYDASYSSRLYEISRQLSE encoded by the coding sequence ATGGATAAACCAGTATTGTTGATCGCCTCGCCGTATGACGAGGGGACGGTCAAAGCGATCCGGGACGGCTTTTCGAAGCAGTACGGCAGTGAGCTGGACTTTGAAGTCGTCGAGGACAACAAGATCATAGGCGGTTTTATTGCGATCATAGATGGCAAGGTATACGACGCGAGCTACTCCTCGCGTCTGTATGAAATCAGCCGGCAACTGAGTGAATGA
- the rnhA gene encoding ribonuclease HI gives MKKVTIYTDGACSGNPGPGGWGAILRYGEKEKELSGGAPETTNNRMELSGVIAALQALHEPCQVDLYTDSQYVVNAVNEGWLTNWQKRGWRRRDGEVKNVDLWLTLIPLLETHNVSFIWVKGHAENEFNNRCDALAVAERLKIAN, from the coding sequence ATGAAAAAGGTCACAATCTATACGGATGGGGCCTGTAGCGGCAACCCTGGCCCTGGAGGATGGGGGGCGATTTTGAGATACGGGGAGAAGGAAAAAGAGCTCTCCGGCGGCGCCCCTGAGACGACGAATAACCGGATGGAACTATCAGGTGTAATTGCGGCCTTGCAGGCACTGCACGAACCATGCCAGGTCGACTTATACACCGACTCTCAGTATGTTGTCAATGCCGTCAACGAGGGCTGGCTGACGAACTGGCAGAAGCGTGGCTGGCGACGACGCGATGGGGAAGTCAAAAACGTCGATCTCTGGCTGACGCTGATTCCACTTCTCGAAACGCATAATGTCTCATTTATCTGGGTCAAAGGGCACGCCGAGAATGAATTTAACAACCGGTGTGACGCGCTTGCTGTAGCCGAGCGGCTGAAAATAGCAAACTAG
- the gyrB gene encoding DNA topoisomerase (ATP-hydrolyzing) subunit B, whose product MSDNINRPANDYDASQIQVLEGLEAVRKRPGMYIGSTSASGLHHLVYEIVDNAIDEALAGFCTDISVIIGEEDVITVIDNGRGIPVDMQEQTGKSALEVVFTVLHAGGKFGGGGYKVSGGLHGVGASVVNALSEWLVVQVHKNGNIYEMRFSRGDITQELTIVGQTDKSGTTVTFKPDSEIFDELIFNYDTLLTRMREQAFLNAGLKIRTIDERPGTQTKNEMCYAGGIREFVSYINRNKTALHEDVIYVSGTRDDAAAEVALQYNDSYNEMILSFANNIHTPEGGMHETGFKTALTRVLNDYGKKNNFLKNDDKVSGEDCREGLTAVISVKLTEAQFEGQTKAKLGNSEMRTLVDNIMTDKLTEFLEKNPATAHGILDKALTASRAREAARRARENIRRKNALEGMALPGKLADCNESNPELTEIYIVEGDSAGGSAKGGRDSRFQAILPLWGKMLNVEKARADKVYGNDKLTPVITALGAGIGEDFDETKLRYHKVIIMADADVDGSHIRTLLLTFFFRFMRPLIEGGYVYAAQPPLFKLVRGKTVRYAYNESQRDQISAEMRGEDGKGKVDISRNKGLGEMDPHELWETTMNPQTRILKRIELNDAVRADEIFTILMGERVEPRKEFIEKNAKYVVNLDI is encoded by the coding sequence ATGTCCGATAACATCAATAGACCCGCGAATGACTACGACGCGTCACAGATTCAGGTGCTGGAAGGGCTTGAGGCTGTCCGGAAAAGACCGGGCATGTACATCGGCTCAACATCGGCATCGGGTCTTCATCACCTTGTTTATGAAATAGTGGATAACGCGATTGACGAGGCGCTTGCCGGTTTTTGCACCGATATATCCGTCATCATCGGCGAGGAGGATGTCATTACCGTCATAGACAACGGGCGCGGTATACCGGTCGACATGCAGGAACAGACCGGAAAAAGCGCCTTGGAGGTCGTCTTTACCGTTTTACACGCCGGTGGCAAGTTTGGCGGTGGTGGGTATAAGGTTTCCGGCGGACTGCACGGTGTCGGCGCGTCGGTCGTCAACGCCCTGTCAGAATGGCTTGTTGTCCAGGTGCATAAAAACGGCAATATCTACGAAATGCGCTTTTCCCGGGGTGACATCACACAGGAGCTCACAATTGTCGGCCAAACGGACAAATCCGGGACGACGGTGACATTTAAACCGGACAGTGAGATTTTTGACGAGCTGATTTTCAATTACGACACGCTCCTGACGCGCATGCGAGAGCAGGCCTTTTTAAACGCCGGGCTTAAAATCAGAACGATTGACGAGAGGCCCGGCACCCAGACGAAAAACGAGATGTGCTATGCCGGCGGCATCCGAGAATTTGTCTCGTATATTAACCGCAACAAAACCGCACTGCACGAAGATGTCATTTACGTCTCCGGCACGCGGGACGATGCCGCTGCGGAAGTTGCTCTGCAATATAACGACAGCTATAACGAAATGATTCTAAGCTTTGCCAACAATATCCATACGCCTGAAGGCGGCATGCATGAGACGGGGTTCAAAACGGCACTCACGCGTGTGCTCAACGACTACGGGAAAAAGAACAACTTTCTGAAAAATGACGATAAGGTCTCCGGCGAGGACTGCCGCGAGGGGCTGACGGCCGTCATTTCCGTCAAGCTGACGGAGGCGCAGTTTGAAGGGCAGACGAAAGCCAAGCTCGGCAACAGCGAGATGCGCACGCTCGTCGACAACATTATGACGGATAAGCTCACGGAGTTTTTGGAAAAAAACCCGGCCACGGCGCACGGCATTCTCGACAAAGCGCTGACAGCCTCGCGGGCCAGGGAGGCCGCCCGGCGCGCGCGCGAAAACATCCGGCGTAAAAACGCCTTGGAGGGCATGGCCCTGCCGGGAAAGCTCGCCGACTGCAATGAGAGCAACCCGGAATTGACAGAAATTTATATCGTTGAGGGCGATTCGGCCGGCGGCAGTGCCAAAGGCGGGCGTGACAGCCGGTTTCAGGCGATATTGCCGCTGTGGGGCAAGATGCTCAACGTCGAAAAAGCGCGGGCCGACAAGGTTTACGGCAATGACAAGCTCACACCGGTTATAACGGCGCTCGGTGCCGGCATCGGCGAGGATTTTGACGAGACAAAGCTGCGGTATCATAAAGTAATCATTATGGCCGACGCCGATGTCGACGGCAGTCATATCAGAACGCTGTTACTCACGTTCTTCTTCCGCTTTATGCGCCCCCTCATCGAGGGCGGTTATGTCTACGCGGCGCAGCCTCCTCTTTTCAAGTTGGTGCGCGGGAAGACGGTTCGATATGCATACAACGAGTCGCAACGCGATCAGATTTCCGCAGAAATGCGCGGGGAAGACGGCAAGGGGAAGGTTGACATCAGCCGCAATAAAGGTCTCGGCGAAATGGATCCACATGAACTCTGGGAGACGACAATGAACCCGCAAACGCGTATTCTCAAGCGCATTGAGCTCAACGACGCCGTCCGAGCCGATGAAATCTTTACAATCCTCATGGGCGAGCGCGTGGAGCCGCGCAAGGAGTTCATCGAAAAGAACGCCAAATACGTCGTCAACCTCGACATCTGA
- the gyrA gene encoding DNA gyrase subunit A produces the protein MARKDSDQSDILFPDQKIVVSPLVDEMQNSYIDYAMSVIVGRALPDVRDGLKPVHRRILYSMYEDNLTSDKPFRKSATAVGNVLGRYHPHGDASVYDALVRLAQDFSMRYTLVDGHGNFGSIDGDPPAAYRYTEARMSKISNELLRDIEKETVDWAANYDETRKEPRVVPSRFPNLLVNGSSGIAVGMTTNIPPHNLREVIDAAVSVIRNPEAELDELMEYIKGPDFPTKGIIMGRVGIRAAYATGRGRIHVRARTEMEEFSQGRTRIIVTELPYMVNKARLIEAIAELVKNKRIDGISALRDESDRDGMRIVIELKRDANAQVVLNRLYASTQMQTTFAIVLLALVEDQSQPRILSLKQILDEYIAFQREVLRRRTEFDLKKARERAHLLEGLRIAVDNIDEVIRIIRASYNDARERLMERFSLSEVQAQAILEMQLRRLQGLEREKIESEYQELMEKIAYFLRLLSEEELMKSVLIDELTEIRDKYGDDRRTEIAVVEDEIDIEDLIDEEECVYTLTNGGYIKRMPANTYRAQKRGGRGITAMTTRDEDYVETVFTASTHDYILFFTNFGKAYRKKGYLIPEAGRQAKGTNIVNILPMQPGEKVSAMIRVRNFEEEIYLVMITRGGTVKRMRMAELKNIRNIGIRAITLDEDDELISVRDTDGLQKILIATHDGMAICFCETDLRPMGRTAAGVRGIRLRQGDYCVGAARTREGGALLTVTEKGYGKRTPIDEYLRGVVCEGAERAAQNRGGIGLKNYNIADKTGKVAAVKVVDDNDDVLIISDDGTIIRMAAADISVYSRATMGVKLMRIGDDARVISIARTDKEEDIGTDDIGAEEEI, from the coding sequence ATGGCACGTAAGGACAGTGACCAGTCCGATATCCTGTTTCCAGATCAGAAAATCGTCGTCTCACCGCTTGTGGATGAGATGCAGAATTCGTATATCGATTACGCCATGTCGGTTATCGTCGGCAGGGCGCTCCCCGATGTGCGGGACGGTCTAAAGCCGGTGCACCGGCGCATCCTTTACTCGATGTATGAGGATAATCTGACGAGTGATAAGCCTTTTAGAAAATCGGCTACCGCTGTCGGTAATGTGCTTGGCCGATATCATCCGCATGGCGATGCGTCTGTTTACGATGCACTCGTCCGACTGGCGCAGGATTTTTCCATGCGCTATACGTTGGTTGACGGCCACGGCAACTTCGGCTCAATTGATGGGGACCCGCCGGCGGCTTACCGGTACACGGAAGCGCGCATGTCGAAGATATCAAACGAGCTTTTGCGTGACATCGAGAAAGAAACAGTTGACTGGGCCGCAAACTATGATGAAACGAGGAAGGAACCGCGCGTTGTTCCCAGCCGGTTTCCGAATCTGCTCGTTAATGGTTCTTCGGGCATCGCCGTCGGCATGACGACGAATATTCCACCGCATAACCTCCGCGAGGTTATTGACGCCGCTGTCAGCGTCATCCGCAACCCGGAAGCGGAGCTTGACGAGTTGATGGAGTATATCAAAGGGCCTGATTTTCCCACGAAAGGGATCATCATGGGCAGAGTCGGCATTCGCGCCGCCTATGCCACGGGGCGGGGCCGGATTCACGTCCGCGCGCGCACGGAGATGGAGGAGTTCTCGCAAGGGAGAACACGCATCATTGTGACGGAATTGCCGTATATGGTCAACAAAGCGCGCCTCATTGAGGCGATTGCCGAGCTTGTTAAGAATAAAAGAATTGATGGAATTTCCGCATTGCGTGACGAGTCTGACCGTGACGGGATGCGCATTGTCATTGAGCTCAAGCGAGATGCCAACGCGCAGGTTGTTTTAAATCGGCTTTACGCGTCAACACAGATGCAGACAACGTTTGCCATCGTGCTGCTTGCGCTTGTCGAAGATCAGTCACAGCCCCGCATCCTGTCTTTAAAGCAGATCCTGGACGAATATATTGCTTTTCAAAGAGAGGTTCTCCGCCGACGGACGGAATTTGACCTGAAAAAGGCGCGGGAGCGCGCGCATCTGCTCGAAGGGCTGCGCATCGCGGTTGACAATATTGACGAGGTTATTCGCATTATCCGCGCAAGCTATAACGACGCCAGAGAGCGCCTGATGGAGCGCTTTAGCCTGTCCGAGGTTCAGGCACAGGCGATCCTTGAAATGCAGCTGCGCCGTCTTCAGGGCCTTGAGCGCGAAAAAATCGAGAGCGAATATCAGGAGCTCATGGAGAAGATTGCCTACTTCCTCCGTCTTTTATCCGAGGAAGAGCTTATGAAATCCGTTTTGATTGATGAGCTGACGGAAATCCGTGACAAATACGGCGACGACCGCCGGACGGAAATCGCCGTTGTTGAAGACGAGATCGATATTGAAGACCTCATTGATGAGGAGGAGTGTGTTTACACGCTCACAAACGGCGGCTATATCAAGCGGATGCCCGCCAACACGTATAGAGCGCAGAAGCGTGGCGGGCGCGGCATCACGGCGATGACGACAAGAGATGAAGACTATGTCGAAACGGTCTTTACCGCCTCGACGCATGATTATATTCTCTTCTTTACGAATTTTGGGAAAGCTTATCGCAAAAAGGGTTATCTGATACCGGAGGCCGGGCGGCAGGCAAAGGGGACGAATATTGTCAACATCCTGCCAATGCAGCCGGGAGAAAAGGTGTCCGCTATGATCCGCGTACGGAATTTTGAAGAGGAAATCTACCTTGTTATGATTACACGGGGCGGCACCGTTAAAAGGATGCGGATGGCCGAATTAAAAAACATCCGTAATATTGGCATCCGGGCAATCACGCTTGACGAAGATGATGAGCTCATCTCCGTCCGCGATACGGACGGTCTGCAGAAAATTCTGATCGCTACGCACGATGGTATGGCCATTTGCTTTTGTGAAACGGACCTGCGCCCTATGGGGCGAACGGCGGCCGGTGTCCGCGGCATTCGTCTGCGGCAAGGAGACTACTGTGTCGGCGCAGCTAGAACGCGCGAGGGCGGCGCGCTGCTAACGGTTACCGAAAAGGGATACGGCAAAAGAACACCAATTGACGAATACCTCCGCGGCGTCGTCTGTGAAGGCGCTGAGCGGGCGGCCCAAAACCGTGGCGGTATCGGCCTGAAAAATTACAATATAGCAGATAAGACCGGCAAGGTCGCCGCTGTTAAGGTTGTTGACGACAATGACGACGTATTGATCATATCAGACGATGGGACGATCATTCGAATGGCAGCTGCCGATATCAGCGTTTACAGCCGGGCGACGATGGGCGTTAAGCTCATGCGCATTGGCGACGACGCGCGTGTTATTTCCATTGCTCGGACGGATAAGGAAGAAGATATCGGCACGGATGACATCGGTGCCGAGGAAGAGATATGA
- a CDS encoding F0F1 ATP synthase subunit alpha has translation MIDSSFATVGAFLKQRVTTAEPDTAVYEYGEVESFSDNIVQIKGLSQSRYGELLEFDGGAVGLTLDLHLGGVGAALLGGKVSTSSVVRPTGRVAEVCVGEELLGRVIDPIGRPLDGKGELKTTKFRPIESPAPTIMQRAPVDTALETGILSVDSMIPIGRGQRELIIGDRQTGKTSIALSAIMNQKGRGVYCVYCAIGQKASTVSGLVHMLEKAGALENTVIVAAFGSDAAAMQYIAPYAACAVAEEFMYSGKDVLVVYDDLSKHAVAYRAMSLLLRRPSGREAYPGDVFYLHSRLLERSAKLSDELGGGSLTALPIVETMAGDISAYIPTNVISITDGQIYLESELFNAGMRPAINVGLSVSRVGRSAQHKAMRAVSGSLRLDVAQYREMAVFAQFGADIDTATANMLKNGERLMELLKQKQDQLFSLSEQTAILLAVSNGVFTSFDKRDVDKVRANLLAYLHQNAANVMNSIDKTGQLTDNDKTDLLRSFERFAAESGEK, from the coding sequence ATGATTGATTCTTCTTTTGCAACTGTCGGCGCGTTTTTAAAACAACGGGTGACGACGGCCGAGCCGGACACGGCAGTCTACGAGTACGGCGAGGTTGAAAGCTTCAGCGACAATATCGTCCAGATCAAGGGGCTGTCACAAAGCCGCTACGGCGAGCTTCTGGAATTTGACGGCGGGGCCGTCGGTCTGACGCTGGACCTGCATTTAGGGGGCGTCGGCGCGGCGCTTTTAGGCGGCAAGGTATCGACATCGAGCGTTGTGCGGCCGACAGGGCGCGTAGCGGAGGTGTGCGTGGGCGAGGAGCTTCTCGGCCGCGTGATTGACCCGATCGGCCGCCCGCTGGACGGCAAGGGCGAACTCAAGACGACGAAATTCCGCCCGATTGAATCGCCGGCACCGACGATCATGCAGCGCGCACCGGTCGACACAGCGCTGGAGACGGGCATTTTATCGGTCGACAGTATGATACCGATCGGCCGCGGCCAGCGCGAGCTGATTATCGGCGACCGCCAGACGGGCAAGACATCGATCGCCCTGTCGGCGATTATGAACCAAAAAGGGCGCGGCGTGTACTGTGTGTACTGCGCGATCGGCCAGAAGGCCTCGACGGTGTCGGGCCTTGTGCACATGCTGGAGAAAGCCGGCGCTTTGGAGAACACGGTGATCGTGGCTGCCTTCGGCAGCGACGCGGCGGCGATGCAATACATTGCACCGTACGCGGCGTGCGCCGTGGCGGAAGAGTTTATGTACAGCGGCAAGGACGTGCTCGTCGTGTACGACGACCTGAGTAAGCACGCGGTGGCATACAGAGCGATGTCGCTCCTGTTGCGCCGTCCGTCGGGCCGTGAGGCGTACCCCGGCGACGTTTTCTATCTGCACAGCCGTCTTTTAGAGCGCTCGGCGAAGCTGAGCGACGAGCTGGGCGGCGGCTCCTTAACGGCGCTGCCGATCGTTGAGACGATGGCGGGCGACATTTCGGCATATATTCCGACGAACGTCATCTCGATCACAGACGGCCAGATTTATCTGGAAAGCGAGCTGTTCAACGCGGGCATGCGCCCGGCTATCAACGTGGGCCTGTCGGTCTCGCGCGTCGGCCGTTCGGCGCAGCACAAGGCGATGCGGGCCGTTTCGGGCAGCCTGCGTCTGGACGTTGCGCAGTACCGCGAAATGGCGGTGTTCGCACAGTTTGGTGCCGACATTGATACGGCGACGGCAAACATGCTCAAAAACGGCGAGCGCCTGATGGAGCTGTTAAAGCAGAAGCAGGATCAGCTGTTTTCCCTGTCGGAGCAGACGGCGATATTGCTGGCTGTGTCAAACGGCGTGTTCACATCGTTTGACAAGCGGGACGTTGACAAGGTGCGGGCGAATTTGCTGGCGTATCTGCATCAGAACGCGGCAAACGTGATGAACAGCATCGACAAGACGGGCCAGCTGACGGACAACGACAAGACAGACCTTCTGCGCAGCTTTGAGCGGTTTGCGGCGGAAAGCGGGGAGAAGTAA
- a CDS encoding DUF370 domain-containing protein, whose amino-acid sequence MYLHLGQNVVVPTGSVVGIFDLDNTTGSHLTRAFLSRAEKAGQVVNVSADLPKSFIVCRDGGITTIYLSQLASTTLFKRSETVRFD is encoded by the coding sequence ATGTATTTGCACCTAGGTCAAAACGTTGTCGTGCCGACAGGCTCAGTTGTTGGCATCTTTGATTTGGACAACACAACGGGATCACACCTGACGCGCGCTTTTTTAAGCAGGGCGGAAAAAGCCGGTCAGGTTGTTAACGTTTCCGCCGATTTGCCAAAATCCTTTATCGTCTGCCGCGACGGCGGGATAACGACAATTTATCTGTCGCAGCTGGCGTCAACAACGCTTTTTAAGCGCAGCGAAACGGTCCGCTTTGACTGA
- the atpC gene encoding ATP synthase F1 subunit epsilon — MAKLFNLKILTPEKQFFDGDAEVLTVTTTDGRFSFLADHAPLVMPIAVGTLYVKTPTETREVFNSEGFLEVRHGGVLVYVQACEKPEDIDEARAEEARLRAEERLRQQQSMQEYRQSKLALARAMARLQVTKGRDKV, encoded by the coding sequence ATGGCCAAACTGTTCAATCTGAAGATACTGACGCCGGAAAAGCAGTTTTTTGACGGCGACGCCGAGGTCCTGACGGTGACGACGACGGACGGGCGTTTCTCCTTTCTGGCTGACCACGCCCCGCTCGTCATGCCGATTGCCGTCGGAACGCTTTATGTGAAGACGCCGACAGAAACACGCGAGGTCTTCAACTCCGAGGGCTTCCTGGAGGTTCGCCACGGCGGCGTGCTCGTCTATGTCCAAGCCTGTGAAAAGCCGGAGGATATCGACGAGGCCCGCGCCGAGGAGGCGCGCCTGCGCGCCGAGGAGCGCCTGCGCCAGCAGCAGAGCATGCAGGAATACCGCCAGTCCAAGCTCGCCCTCGCCCGCGCCATGGCCCGACTCCAGGTCACCAAAGGCCGGGATAAAGTGTAG
- the atpG gene encoding ATP synthase F1 subunit gamma, with protein MASPTEIRHHIAAVEQTKKITGAMEMVSSTRMKRVMSHIEQNHRYFDHVQKTMKEILVTAQGVSHPYLKDVPAGGHCTYIVISGDKGLCGSYNSNVLNLALRHIEEHPNHSILTIGNTAEDFFNARSMVPDVTYLGIAQDPALTRARMLVRDVMALYDSGKTDEVRLVYTSFYGATKNRPVERRLLPIRLDDYSNIADAETLADIMYHPTPQELFDLLIPQYILGILFGVMVQAYASEHFARMNAMHSATTNAQDMLKSLRTKYNLARQSAITNEIAEITGAAEILRKGDR; from the coding sequence ATGGCGAGCCCTACCGAGATACGCCATCACATCGCCGCCGTCGAACAGACGAAAAAAATCACGGGGGCCATGGAAATGGTCTCGTCGACCCGGATGAAGCGGGTCATGAGTCATATTGAACAGAATCACCGGTACTTTGACCACGTCCAAAAGACGATGAAAGAGATTCTGGTCACCGCGCAGGGCGTATCGCACCCGTACCTGAAGGACGTCCCGGCGGGCGGGCACTGCACCTACATCGTCATCTCGGGCGACAAGGGTCTGTGCGGCTCGTACAATTCAAACGTTTTGAATCTGGCGCTGCGTCACATTGAAGAGCACCCGAATCACTCGATTTTAACAATCGGGAACACGGCGGAGGACTTTTTCAACGCGCGGTCGATGGTGCCGGACGTGACGTATCTGGGCATCGCGCAGGACCCGGCGCTGACGCGGGCGCGCATGCTGGTGCGCGACGTGATGGCGCTGTACGACAGCGGGAAGACGGACGAGGTGCGCCTTGTGTACACGTCGTTTTACGGGGCGACGAAGAACAGGCCGGTGGAACGGCGGCTATTGCCGATCCGGCTGGACGATTACAGCAATATCGCCGACGCAGAAACGCTGGCGGACATCATGTATCACCCGACGCCGCAGGAGCTGTTTGACCTTCTCATACCGCAGTATATCCTCGGCATTCTGTTCGGGGTCATGGTACAGGCGTACGCGAGCGAGCACTTTGCGCGGATGAACGCGATGCACAGTGCAACGACGAACGCGCAGGACATGCTCAAGAGCCTGCGGACGAAATACAACCTGGCGCGGCAGAGCGCCATCACCAACGAGATAGCCGAGATTACCGGTGCGGCTGAAATCCTTAGAAAAGGAGACAGGTAA
- the recF gene encoding DNA replication/repair protein RecF, with amino-acid sequence MVVRKLRLDGFRNYTDFTACFSDRVNIIIGNNAQGKTNLIEAIWFLTQGRSFRARNDREMIGFERNDAVIYADVTTQGRDQTMEARLLRASRRQFFVNSVKLKTAAELSGKLRAVLFCPDDLNLVRDGAAVRRRLMDACLCQLRPRYAAILAEFNRLLEHKTRILKDYKIKPSLLDTLDDFDARLAALGAELIHYRSAFSSRLSEKASAIHFDFSGGVEKLTITYRTVKTITDVTKKPEQLLNQLLAHQQEHRRAELESGTCLSGAHKDDLEIHINGQAARCYASQGQARTAALSIKLAERDIHFHDSGEHPILLLDDVLSELDRSRQQYVLNHIHDGQVFITCCEDARIGLETGGRLLHIAGGELTGS; translated from the coding sequence ATGGTTGTCAGAAAACTCAGGCTAGACGGTTTTCGGAATTATACAGACTTCACGGCCTGTTTTTCCGACCGCGTCAACATCATAATCGGGAACAACGCGCAGGGTAAGACGAATCTGATTGAAGCCATTTGGTTTTTGACGCAAGGCCGGTCATTCCGCGCGCGCAACGACCGGGAGATGATCGGCTTTGAGCGCAATGATGCGGTCATTTACGCCGATGTCACAACGCAGGGAAGAGACCAGACGATGGAAGCCCGTCTTTTGAGAGCTTCTCGTCGTCAGTTTTTTGTTAACAGCGTCAAATTAAAAACAGCTGCCGAGCTGTCCGGAAAGCTGCGCGCCGTACTTTTCTGCCCGGATGATTTAAACCTTGTCCGCGATGGTGCCGCCGTTCGACGGCGTCTGATGGATGCCTGCCTTTGTCAGTTGCGGCCGCGCTATGCCGCAATTCTGGCCGAATTCAATCGTCTTTTGGAGCATAAGACGAGAATTCTGAAGGACTATAAAATAAAACCATCTCTTCTGGACACATTAGACGATTTTGACGCGCGCCTAGCGGCATTGGGCGCCGAGCTGATCCACTACAGGTCAGCTTTTTCATCACGTCTTTCCGAGAAAGCCTCCGCCATTCATTTTGATTTCAGCGGCGGCGTTGAAAAACTGACCATAACATACCGCACGGTGAAAACCATCACCGATGTGACAAAAAAACCAGAGCAGTTGTTAAACCAGCTGCTGGCCCATCAGCAAGAACACCGACGAGCGGAGCTTGAATCCGGCACGTGCCTCTCCGGCGCGCATAAGGACGATTTGGAAATTCATATTAACGGTCAGGCTGCCCGATGCTATGCCTCGCAGGGGCAAGCACGCACAGCGGCTTTATCGATTAAGCTTGCCGAGCGCGACATTCATTTTCACGACAGCGGTGAGCATCCCATCCTACTGCTTGACGATGTCCTATCTGAGCTTGACAGAAGCCGGCAGCAATATGTTCTAAACCATATACATGACGGCCAGGTATTTATAACATGCTGTGAGGATGCCCGCATCGGTCTTGAGACAGGCGGCCGCCTTTTGCATATTGCCGGCGGCGAACTTACAGGCAGCTGA